In Haliaeetus albicilla chromosome 14, bHalAlb1.1, whole genome shotgun sequence, one genomic interval encodes:
- the LOC104310924 gene encoding arg8-vasotocin receptor, translated as MKNFSFPMQDNTHQTESPSPHRFLSLTNQSDPVGRPERDEQLAQVEIAVLGVIFLTASVGNFILILVLWRRRKKLSRMYVFMLHLSIADLVVAFFQVLPQLIWDITDVFIGPDFLCRIIKYLQLLGMFASTYMIVVMTVDRYQAVCYPMVTFQKKRALWNIPICTSWSISLILSLPQVFIFSKTEISPGIFECWGEFVQPWGPRAYVTWIFVVIFFIPSAILIMCQVKICKIIKRNIYVKKQNEYEVTNQKQVLPSRASSVNCISKAMIKTVKMTVVTVVAYVLCWSPFFIAQLWSVWFPSVVTEGSAFTIIMLLGNLNSCTNPWIYMYFCGHIPYCTNKQQENTSAQEESMITGSIHLVDRDPEENSTSA; from the exons ATGaagaatttttcatttcctatGCAGGATAACACACATCAGACTGAGAGTCCTTCTCCTCACAGATTCCTGAGTTTGACAAATCAGTCAGATCCTGTTGGAAGACCAGAAAGAGATGAGCAATTAGCTCAAGTAGAGATTGCCGTACTGGGGGTCATATTTCTGACGGCGTCTGTGGGCAATTTTATTCTCATACTGGTGCTGTGGCGAAGAAGAAAGAAGCTCTCTAGGATGTATGTGTTCATGCTTCACCTCAGCATCGCTGACTTAGTGGTAGCCTTTTTTCAAGTGCTTCCTCAACTCATATGGGATATTACAGATGTTTTCATAGGGCCAGATTTCTTGTGCAGAATTATCAAGTATCTACAATTGCTGGGCATGTTTGCCTCTACTTATATGATAGTGGTCATGACAGTGGACAGATACCAAGCGGTTTGCTACCCTATGGTCACTTTCCAAAAGAAGAGAGCTCTCTGGAACATCCCCATTTGCACCAGCTGGTCTATATCACTGATTCTTAGCCTACCACAGGTATTTATCTTTTCTAAGACTGAAATATCTCCAGGCATCTTTGAATGTTGGGGTGAATTTGTTCAGCCATGGGGCCCAAGGGCATATGTGACTTGGATTTTTGTAGTTATATTCTTCATTCCCTCAGCCATCCTTATCATGTGCCAGGTTAAGATTTGcaaaataatcaaaagaaatatatatgtgaaaaaacagaatgaaTATGAAGTAACAAATCAGAAGCAAGTCCTGCCATCCCGAGCAAGCAGTGTGAACTGTATTTCAAAGGCTATGATCAAGACTGTAAAAATGACAGTGGTGACAGTTGTTGCGTATGTTCTCTGTTGGTCACCTTTCTTCATTGCACAGCTGTGGTCTGTGTGGTTCCCCAGTGTCGTGACTGAAG GTTCAGCATTCACCATTATCATGCTCCTTGGCAATCTAAATAGTTGCACCAACCCATGGatttacatgtatttttgtgGCCACATTCCGTATTGCACAAATAAGCAGCAGGAGAACACCTCGGCTCAAGAGGAATCGATGATCACGGGGAGCATTCATCTTGTAGACAGAGACCCTGAGGAAAACAGTACTTCTGCATAA